A window from Tenacibaculum singaporense encodes these proteins:
- a CDS encoding PAS domain-containing protein: MHTNNSLRPSKVIDEEVKWDKSKTIISKTDPAGTILYMNDTFEEASEYNKIELIGEPHNVIRHPDMPKVVFKVLWDNLKQGNNFHAIVKNLTRTGRYYWVITDFDVEKDDNGKITGYTGRRKSLPESVIKKIEPLYKTLLEIEKVKGEKASELYFNSYLQEEVNSSYEDFVVNLFEGETANTKEADKQTPAKESGMIKKGLNWFFFGETNPK, from the coding sequence ATGCACACAAACAATTCTCTTAGACCTTCCAAAGTTATAGATGAGGAAGTAAAATGGGACAAATCAAAAACAATTATTAGTAAAACAGACCCTGCAGGAACTATTTTATATATGAATGATACTTTTGAAGAAGCTTCGGAGTATAATAAAATAGAACTTATTGGAGAGCCTCACAACGTAATTAGACACCCCGACATGCCTAAGGTAGTCTTCAAAGTTTTATGGGACAACTTAAAACAGGGAAACAACTTCCATGCTATTGTTAAAAACTTAACAAGAACTGGTAGATACTATTGGGTTATTACTGATTTTGATGTAGAAAAAGATGATAATGGAAAAATTACCGGATATACCGGAAGAAGAAAATCCTTACCTGAAAGCGTAATAAAAAAAATAGAACCTTTGTACAAAACACTATTAGAAATTGAAAAAGTTAAAGGTGAAAAAGCAAGTGAATTATATTTTAATTCATATTTACAAGAAGAAGTTAACTCTTCATACGAAGATTTTGTTGTAAACCTATTTGAAGGAGAAACGGCTAACACAAAAGAAGCAGACAAACAAACTCCTGCCAAAGAAAGCGGAATGATTAAAAAAGGACTTAATTGGTTTTTCTTCGGAGAGACGAATCCTAAATAA
- the queG gene encoding tRNA epoxyqueuosine(34) reductase QueG, with protein sequence MNKKQQYSNFIKTQAKRLGFLGCGIAKADFLEEEAPRLEQWLQNGYHGEMRYMENHFDKRLDPRLLVDGAKSVISLSYNYFPSEVQQEGSYKISKYAYGQDYHHIIKGKLRELLQLINDEIGEVSGRCFVDSAPVLERAWAQKSGLGWKGKHSLLIQKQQGSFFFLAELIIDLELEYDEPFKTDHCGSCTRCIDACPTQAILPNNTVDGSKCISYLTIELKDAIPSEFKGEMQDWMFGCDVCQDVCPWNRFSQPHEESLFTPQENLLQMNKRDWQELTQETFSKVFKKSAVKRTKFSGLLRNIDFIK encoded by the coding sequence TTGAATAAGAAACAGCAATACTCAAACTTTATAAAAACACAAGCAAAACGTTTGGGTTTTTTGGGTTGTGGTATTGCCAAAGCTGACTTTTTAGAAGAAGAAGCACCCCGTTTAGAGCAATGGTTACAAAATGGGTATCATGGTGAAATGCGTTATATGGAAAATCACTTTGATAAACGTTTAGACCCAAGGTTGTTGGTAGATGGTGCAAAATCTGTGATTTCTTTATCGTATAACTATTTCCCTTCGGAAGTTCAGCAAGAAGGAAGTTATAAGATCTCTAAATACGCTTACGGACAAGATTATCATCATATTATAAAAGGAAAGTTACGGGAACTATTACAGTTAATTAACGATGAAATTGGAGAGGTTTCTGGTCGCTGTTTTGTTGATTCTGCTCCTGTGCTAGAACGAGCTTGGGCGCAAAAGTCAGGGTTGGGTTGGAAGGGGAAACACTCGTTATTAATTCAAAAGCAACAAGGATCATTTTTCTTTTTAGCTGAATTAATTATCGATTTAGAACTTGAATATGATGAGCCTTTTAAAACAGATCATTGTGGAAGTTGTACTCGTTGTATTGATGCTTGCCCAACACAAGCTATTTTACCAAATAATACAGTTGATGGTAGCAAATGTATTTCGTATTTAACAATTGAGCTAAAGGATGCAATTCCGTCAGAATTTAAGGGAGAAATGCAAGATTGGATGTTTGGTTGCGATGTATGTCAGGATGTATGCCCATGGAATCGTTTTTCACAACCACACGAAGAAAGTTTATTTACGCCTCAAGAAAATTTATTGCAAATGAATAAACGTGACTGGCAAGAATTAACACAAGAAACCTTTAGTAAAGTGTTTAAAAAATCAGCAGTAAAGCGTACTAAGTTTTCAGGTCTGTTAAGAAATATTGACTTTATAAAATAA
- a CDS encoding AsmA family protein yields the protein MKKIYKILLSIVVFFFILLVSIPLLFQDKVMNLVKTTINNNVNAKVDFSDSSLSLLRNFPNASVQLSNLTVINNTPFEGDTLVYAKEVNLALKLTELFKASSEQLNIKSFTIDDALVNVLVDKKGNANYDIAKPSETEETKDEEPSTFGLSINSYAINNATVKYNDEQGKLNLELTELNHSGSGDFSQSNTELDTQTSTLVSFGMDGNSYAKNQKIELDAILGMDLTNMKFSFLKNEAKLNNLPLVFDGFVQVNEKNQEVDINFKTPSSDFKNFLGLIPEAYTKSIAGVSTTGNFSVNGKINGIIDDKHIPKLDISMKSNNASFKYPDLPKSVQNINIDAQIKNTTGKTENTFVTINGLSFKIDQDTFSGKGNIYNLTTNPKVNASLKGVLNLANINKAYPINLENELSGILKADLYTEFDMKALENNTLSRIKNNGKMEVSDFVFSSEDVVNPLHIKNTIVNFTPGTVSLTKFDATTGKSDLNATGTLKNLLGFLLSDKKLRGNFKLNSNNFYVSDFMQENPETVENEDDSKKDTPTESLKIPAFLDCAVSANAKTVYYDNLTLKNVRGTLLLKDEKAILQNMNAGIFNGQIALNGEVNTQQKKPTFDMKLGIKSFDIAQSFTSLDLLQSISPIAGAMNGKLNSDIDLAGSLNDDFTPNLASVSGKALAELLTTSINPQKTKALSLLNDKLSFIDLSKLDLSDIKTHLSFKEGKVVVKPFDLKYKDIGITVGGSHGFDKTMSYNVTLNVPAKYLGNEAQGLLSKLSAKDQQNITVPVTANITGNMTNPSVKTDLSSSVTKLSQKLVQQQKDKLVNNAIGGLFGNKKKDSTSTTNKKEETVKKVTDVLGGLFGKKKKKQQKDTVK from the coding sequence ATGAAAAAGATATATAAAATATTATTAAGTATTGTAGTTTTTTTCTTCATCCTTTTGGTTAGTATTCCCCTACTATTTCAAGATAAAGTGATGAACTTGGTAAAAACTACCATTAACAACAACGTAAACGCCAAAGTTGATTTTAGCGATTCTAGCTTAAGCCTGCTTAGAAATTTCCCAAATGCATCAGTTCAATTATCTAACCTAACGGTTATTAACAACACTCCTTTTGAAGGTGATACTTTAGTATATGCTAAAGAAGTAAACTTAGCATTAAAACTTACGGAGCTTTTTAAAGCTTCATCTGAGCAGCTAAACATCAAATCATTTACTATTGATGATGCTCTAGTAAATGTATTGGTTGATAAAAAAGGAAATGCTAACTACGATATTGCAAAACCATCTGAGACAGAAGAGACAAAAGATGAAGAACCATCTACTTTTGGACTGTCTATTAATTCATATGCTATTAACAACGCTACTGTAAAATACAATGATGAACAAGGTAAACTAAACCTTGAGCTAACCGAGTTAAACCATAGTGGAAGTGGTGACTTTTCTCAATCAAATACAGAACTAGATACCCAAACATCTACTTTAGTATCTTTTGGAATGGACGGTAATTCGTATGCCAAGAACCAAAAAATAGAATTAGATGCTATTTTAGGAATGGACTTAACTAATATGAAGTTTTCTTTCTTAAAAAATGAGGCTAAATTAAATAACCTTCCATTGGTATTTGATGGTTTTGTTCAAGTTAACGAGAAAAACCAAGAGGTTGATATCAACTTCAAAACTCCGTCTTCCGACTTTAAAAACTTTTTAGGTTTAATTCCTGAAGCTTATACCAAAAGTATTGCTGGTGTAAGCACTACGGGTAATTTTAGTGTAAACGGAAAGATAAACGGAATTATTGACGATAAACACATTCCGAAGTTAGATATTTCTATGAAGTCAAATAATGCTTCATTTAAATATCCAGATTTACCTAAAAGTGTTCAAAACATTAATATTGATGCACAAATAAAAAACACTACTGGTAAAACCGAAAATACGTTTGTTACTATTAATGGTCTTTCTTTTAAGATTGATCAGGATACTTTTTCTGGAAAAGGAAATATTTATAACCTAACTACTAATCCAAAGGTAAATGCTAGTTTAAAAGGTGTTTTAAACCTTGCTAATATTAACAAAGCATATCCTATTAATTTAGAAAATGAGTTAAGCGGAATTTTAAAGGCTGATTTGTATACGGAATTCGACATGAAAGCACTTGAGAATAATACTTTAAGCCGTATTAAAAATAACGGAAAAATGGAAGTAAGCGACTTTGTTTTTTCTTCGGAAGATGTTGTAAACCCTCTTCATATTAAAAATACAATTGTCAATTTTACACCTGGTACCGTTAGCTTAACAAAGTTTGATGCTACAACTGGAAAAAGTGACTTAAATGCTACTGGAACACTTAAAAACTTATTAGGTTTTTTACTTTCTGACAAAAAATTACGTGGAAATTTCAAACTGAATTCGAACAACTTTTATGTTAGTGATTTTATGCAAGAAAATCCTGAAACTGTCGAAAACGAAGATGACTCTAAAAAAGATACACCAACTGAATCTTTAAAAATCCCTGCATTTTTAGATTGTGCTGTTTCTGCTAACGCTAAAACTGTATATTACGATAACTTGACTTTAAAAAATGTAAGAGGAACATTGCTTTTAAAAGATGAAAAAGCCATTTTACAAAACATGAATGCTGGTATTTTTAATGGTCAAATTGCTTTAAATGGAGAAGTTAACACACAACAAAAGAAACCTACTTTCGACATGAAATTAGGTATTAAATCTTTTGACATTGCTCAATCGTTTACCAGTTTAGATTTACTACAATCAATAAGTCCTATAGCAGGTGCTATGAATGGTAAATTAAATTCTGACATTGACTTAGCCGGAAGTTTAAATGATGATTTTACACCTAACTTAGCGTCTGTTTCGGGTAAAGCTTTAGCAGAATTATTAACTACTAGTATAAATCCGCAAAAAACAAAAGCTTTAAGTTTATTAAATGATAAATTATCGTTCATTGATTTATCAAAACTAGATTTATCTGATATTAAAACACACCTGTCTTTTAAAGAAGGTAAAGTGGTGGTAAAACCATTTGATTTAAAATATAAGGACATTGGTATTACCGTTGGTGGAAGCCATGGGTTTGATAAGACAATGAGCTATAATGTCACTCTGAATGTTCCTGCAAAATATTTAGGTAACGAAGCACAAGGATTACTTTCTAAATTGAGCGCAAAAGACCAGCAAAATATTACGGTTCCTGTTACTGCTAACATTACAGGTAACATGACAAATCCTTCTGTAAAAACAGATTTATCTTCATCAGTTACTAAGTTAAGTCAGAAGTTGGTTCAGCAACAAAAAGACAAGTTAGTAAACAACGCTATAGGTGGTTTATTCGGAAACAAAAAGAAAGACAGCACTAGTACAACCAACAAAAAAGAAGAAACCGTTAAAAAAGTAACGGATGTTTTAGGTGGTTTGTTTGGAAAAAAGAAGAAAAAACAACAAAAAGACACTGTTAAATAA